A region from the Onthophagus taurus isolate NC chromosome 8, IU_Otau_3.0, whole genome shotgun sequence genome encodes:
- the LOC111425189 gene encoding HEAT repeat-containing protein 5B isoform X1 — MELSHSLTLNEEALAQIPPAKRPVFIFEWLRFLDKVLVAAQKNDIKGCQKKLVEQLMNHLQESPGPPTRKLIARSLATLFSVGDTFLLFDTVNKCNDILKNKDDSPSFLPTKLAAICCVGTMYEKLGRMMGRSYEETVQILIRSLKSAESQTRIEIMLTLEKVCAGMGSAISNSHKEIYKAARTCLIDRVMAVRCAATRCLLEMLNHAPFLYTTELESLATLCFRSFDGSNYEVRCSGAKLLGALIAMTQQNQKANQTSQLQLKGLKLVSLEEALGILMSGFLRGGVGFLKGTGEIIKGSSGVNREVRVGVTHAYVTFVAILGSVWLERNMKSLLNHVLYLVANPKVGSSHVDAVYSRKCINFILRSVLGKMLGEKAQTLACKEIAQIVVKEMTTIDFNPENAKDLNQETLFSQHLLVCALQEIGSLILSLGTTAHDLITDQSLKLVDGVVGVLTHPCQAARLAAAWCLRCICVAVPSQNTPLIDRFVNGIEDLRTSPEAIAGYSGALAAVLGGIRLSPLGVPHTKGKVIFNTAEELLRSASQNSRLSLNRTQAGWLLIGAIMTLGVPVVRGLLPRMLLLWRNSFPRSNKELDSEKARGDAFTWQVTLEGRAGALSAMHSFLYNCPELVTEDIIRRLLTPIESALAMLTNISVVLKNYGQPLKAPSAMVRLRLYETLMLLPPQSFEGSYTHLLRMLVAEFTLTENQANTTTSQLRTMCHADDSVILGTWLQETDHRTIEDQMEPNRRADGEHLQPNSAAGSGALEHDPCCLYRVLLPGELSPGPLPLGVAVIDASVLLFGQIFPRVANKHRLQMLDHFSECIKHAKSSRQEAVQMNVFTALLSGLKGLTEAKMSFGQEDVKKAAANLIIGALTSSNPILRCASGEAVGRMAQVVSDPRFTAELAQTSFDRLKSARDVASRTGHSLALGCLHRYVGGMGSSQHLNTSVSILLALAQDQTSPVVQVWSLHALALIADSGGPMFRGYVEPSLSLALKLLLNVPQSYIDVHQCIGKVLSALITTIGPELQGNTTTISMARSSFLCACAIMQDHQDALVQAEATGCLQQLHLFAPKHVNLSSLVPMLCRTLSSNHLLLRKAAISCLRQLAQREAKEVCEHAMTLASESRDTNTVEGLLITETGLPGVLFSMLDTETDASLIKDIHDTLTSMLQMLAADNLSQWLDLCKDVLTVATDTNNPEDQVSVAVDVEDAEVESDDQEEFHAEDESSHPAVQPRWPTRVFAAECVRRIIVACETNKNGHFDLAQAKELQTAKGKGDYLVLHLSDLIRMAFIAATSDSDPLRLEGLKTLQEVIEKFAKVPEPEFPGHLLLEQFQAQVGAALRPAFSPETSSHVTAAACEVCSTWIGSSVARDLNDLRRVHQLLVSSLAKLLVKTNTMQLYNESLATLEKLAILKAWAEVYIVAMNENGSDPSSLDLDVHSSSTFDDEFGDFAYRGESLLTLVQPELISLAQHWLAALRDHALLSLPAEFASQLPHDGGAFYTNDTMESSRPHYVSSWPPILHAAALWINSGFKNGSSDNDNANNLNNNQNSSEKFHLLFGICMEALCSPRSTEPLESIVTCLRALYTLLDSTWARELLTINKSLGIELCNVLHRLILTRDNNTAQLMCMKVLKQIIKAAQEHIDGIKKKKLREIAPVNQEPSSTLEIDLLGEGGDTGEITPGNSLVFAVLEVCLCLIVRHIPTLSPMPNCTMMTSLRISQSHEESSKLVSTSVASMECLHKLCSPKGAIAILPTILYLTTGIIKEMATKDINEPTVLAYNPAVQSALHCLQVLCTDRYCCDEYVGEEWQKLLQSALAKIIDLAKTGSDEMKLDEVTMMFAIAVFVLNSPSKVVSAPNLQYPCINHFRQCLQSSNSTIRLKCVQTLRSIFSHNDKGISTAYIQALVPRLVEYLYSDAARTITTDGELSVTLETIVTVESLIGLAEPQNRDILQGIQMLMLLIPILINFLLEGQALRSASKHSKMLHESSLQWLMKIGPKYPQEFKKLMNQSSELKLKLENAIRFSQQHTMKKKQETNSAQQTVSQAPTIKLKTDFSNFS, encoded by the exons atggaacTCTCGCATAGTTTAACATTAAATGAAGAGGCTTTGGCCCAAATTCCACCTGCAAAAAGACCTGTGTTTATATTCGAATGGCTACGATTTTTAGATAAAGTTCTTGTTGCTGCCCAAAAG AATGATATAAAAgggtgtcaaaaaaaattggtggAGCAATTAATGAATCATCTCCAAGAATCTCCTGGTCCACCAACTCGTAAATTAATAGCAAGAAGTCTTGCTACATTATTCTCAGTAGgagatacatttttattattcgatacggttaataaatgtaatgatattttaaaaaataaggatGATTCTCCAAGTTTCTTGCCAACAAAATT aGCTGCAATATGTTGCGTGGGAACGATGTACGAAAAATTGGGTCGAATGATGGGACGCTCGTACGAAGAAACggttcaaattttaataagatCATTAAAAAGTGCCGAATCACAAACGCGAATTGAAATCATGTTAACTTTGGAAAAAGTTTGCGCTGGAATGGGGTCGGCTATATCAAACTCgcataaagaaatttataaagCGGCGAGAACTTGTCTGATCGATAGAGTTATGGCTGTGCGTTGCGCCGCGACGAGATGTCTTCTCGAAATGTTAAATCACGCCCCGTTTCTTTACACCACCGAACTAGAAAGTTTAGCAACGCTTTGTTTTCGATCATTTGATGGATCTAATTATGAAGTTCGTTGCTCTGGAGCTAAACTTTTAGGCGCACTTATCGCAATGAcacaacaaaatcaaaaagcgAACCAAACATctcaattacaattaaaaggaTTGAAATTAGTTTCATTGGAGGAAGCTTTAGGTATTTTAATGTCCGGATTCCTACGTGGCGGCGTTGGTTTTCTCAAAGGAACCGGCGAAATAATTAAAGGAAGTTCCGGCGTTAATCGTGAAGTCCGAGTTGGAGTAACCCACGCTTACGTGACATTCGTTGCGATATTAGGAAGCGTTTGGTTAGAACGCAACATGAAATCACTTTTAAACCACGTCCTGTATCTAGTTGCTAACCCAAAAGTGGGGTCGTCTCACGTTGACGCCGTTTATTCGCGGAAATGTATCAATTTCATACTGAGAAGTGTTTTGGGCAAGATGTTGGGCGAGAAAGCGCAAACTTTAGCTTGTAAAGAGATTGCCCAAATTGTGGTTAAAGAAATGACCACCATCGATTTTAACCCAGAAAATGCTAAGGATTTGAATCAAGAAACTTTATTTAGTCAACATTTACTTGTTTGTGCTTTACAAGAAATTGGGAGTTTAATTTTGAGTTTAGGAACTACAGCTCATGATCTTATTACTGATCAATCAttaa aattagTTGATGGTGTCGTTGGGGTTTTAACCCATCCATGTCAAGCAGCGAGATTAGCAGCTGCGTGGTGTTTACGTTGTATCTGCGTAGCCGTTCCGAGTCAAAACACACCATTAATTGATCGATTTGTTAATGGAATTGAAGATTTAAGAACTTCGCCCGAAGCAATAGCag GTTACAGCGGTGCTTTAGCAGCAGTTCTAGGTGGTATTCGTTTATCACCATTAGGTGTTCCTCATACAAAaggaaaagtaatttttaatactgcCGAAGAACTTCTACGAAGCGCGAGTCAAAATAGCCGATTATCGTTGAATCGTACTCAAGCTGGGTGGCTTTTAATTGGGGCGATTATGACACTCGGAGTTCCGGTTGTAAGAGGTTTATTACCGCGAATGTTATTGTTATGGCGAAATTCATTTCCGCGATCCAACAAAGAGCTAGATTCGGAAAAAGCACGCGGAGATGCTTTTACTTGGCAAGTAACTTTAGAAGGACGAGCTGGAGCTTTGTCAGCTATGCATTCGTTTTTATATAATTGCCCAGAATTAGTTACTGAAGATATTATTAGAAGATTATTGACTCCGATTGAATCAGCTTTAGCGATGTTAACAAA tatttcagttgttttaaaaaattatggtcAACCGTTAAAAGCCCCATCCGCTATGGTTAGATTAAGATTATACGAAACTTTAATGTTACTTCCTCCGCAATCATTTGAAg gTTCTTACACTCATTTATTAAGAATGTTGGTCGCTGAATTTACTTTGACCGAAAATCAAGCGAATACAACGACTTCCCAATTGAGGACGATGTGCCATGCTGATGACTCAGTAATTTTGGGAACTTGGTTGCAAGAAACTGATCACAGGACGATTGAGGATCAG ATGGAACCTAATAGAAGAGCTGATGGCGAACAT CTCCAACCAAATAGCGCAGCCGGATCTGGGGCTTTAGAACACGATCCTTGTTGTCTTTATCGAGTTTTACTACCC ggaGAATTATCCCCCGGCCCGCTTCCACTTGGCGTAGCTGTAATCGACGCTTCCGTTTTACTATTCGGTCAAATCTTTCCAAGAGTTGCCAATAAACACCGCCTGCAAATGCTTGATCATTTCTCTGAATGTATAAAACACGCAAAAAGTTCGCGACAGGAAGCTGTCCAAATGAACGTTTTCACCGCGTTGTTGAGTGGTTTAAAAGGCCTAACCGAGGCTAAAATGAGTTTTGGTCAAGAAGATGTGAAAAAAGCCGCCGCTAATTTAATAATAGGCGCTTTAACGTCGAGCAATCCAATTTTACGTTGTGCATCCGGTGAAGCGGTTGGAAGGATGGCCCAAGTTGTTTCCGATCCACGATTTACAGCGGAACTTGCTCAAACAAGTTTCGATCGGCTAAAATCCGCCAGAGATGTCGCTAGTAGAACCGGGCATTCTTTAGCTTTGGGTTGTTTACATCGTTACGTCGGTGGAATGGGTTCTAGTCAACATTTAAATACAAGCGTTTCGATTTTATTAGCTTTAGCTCAAGATCAAACATCTCCTGTTGTTCAAGTTTGGTCATTACATGCTTTGGCTTTAATAGCAGATTCTGGAGGTCCTATGTTTAGAGGATATGTTGAGCCGAGTTTATCGTTAgctttaaaattgttactaAATGTTCCTCAATCCTATATTGATGTTCATCAATGCATAGGAAAAGTGTTGTCTGCTTTAATAACTACAATCGGACCGGAATTACAAGGAAATACTACAACGATTTCTATGGCTCGATCTTCATTCCTTTGTGCTTGCGCCATCATGCAAGATCATCAAGATGCTTTGGTACAAGCAGAGGCAACTGGGTGTTTACAACAATTACATTTATTTGCTCCAAAACACGTTAATTTATCTTCATTAGTTCCTATGTTATGTAGAACTTTGTCAAGTAATCATTTATTGTTAAGAAAAGCGGCGATTTCTTGTTTGAGGCAATTAGCTCAACGAGAAGCTAAAGAAGTTTGCGAACATGCAATGACATTAGCAAGTGAAAGTAGGGATACGAATACCGTTGAAGGTTTATTAATTACTGAAACTGGATTACCTGGTGTTTTATTTAGCATGTTAGACACAGAAACCGATGCaagtttaattaaagatattcACGATACATTAACAAGCATGTTACAAATGTTAGCGGCAGATAATTTATCGCAATGGTTGGATTTATGTAAAGATGTTTTGACTGTTGCAACTGATACGAATAATCCAGAAGATCAAGTTAGCGTTGCCGTAGATGTTGAAGATGCAGAAGTTGAAAGTGATGATCAAGAAGAATTCCATGCCGAAGACGAAAGTTCACATCCGGCGGTGCAACCGCGGTGGCCAACACGAGTTTTTGCTGCAGAATGTGTGAGAAGAATTATAGTAGCTtgtgaaacaaataaaaatggtCATTTTGATCTTGCTCAAGCGAAAGAATTACAAACAGCGAAAGGAAAGGGTGATTATTTAGTTTTGCACCTTTCCGATTTAATACGAATGGCATTTATCGCTGCAACGAGCGATTCAGATCCCTTAAGACTCGAAGGATTAAAAACATTACAAGAAGTCATTGAAAAATTCGCTAAAGTTCCCGAACCAGAATTTCCGGGCCATTTACTCCTCGAACAATTTCAAGCGCAGGTTGGGGCCGCATTACGTCCAGCTTTTTCACCCGAAACGTCATCTCACGTTACAGCGGCCGCTTGTGAGGTTTGTTCAACATGGATTGGGTCAAGTGTGGCGAgagatttaaatgatttaagaCGCGTCCATCAACTTTTAGTATCATCATTAGCAAAGTTGTTAGTTAAGACAAATACTATGCAATTATATAACGAAAGTTTAGCTACACTTGAAAAATTAGCCATATTAAAAGCTTGGGCAGAAGTTTATATTGTAGCTATGAACGAAAATGGTTCTGATCCATCatcattagatttagatgtcCATTCTTCGAGTACTTTTGATGATGAATTTGGGGATTTTGCATATCGTGGTGAAAGTTTATTGACTTTGGTTCAACCTGAATTGATAAGTTTAGCTCAACATTGGTTGGCGGCGTTAAGGGATCACGCGTTACTTTCGTTACCAGCGGAATTTGCCAGTCAATTACCTCACGATGGGGGAGCATTTTATACAAACGACACAATGGAATCATCAAGACCACATTACGTATCATCTTGGCCGCCAATTTTACACGCTGCGGCTCTTTGGATAAATTCTGGGTTTAAAAATGGAAGTTCCGATAATGATAAcgcaaataatttaaataataaccaaaattCAAGTGAGAAGTTTCATTTACTTTTTGGAATTTGTATGGAAGCTTTGTGTAGTCCAAGATCGACTGAGCCTTTAGAAAGTATTGTAACTTGTTTGAGAGCTCTTTATACTTTGTTAGATTCTACGTGGGCAAGGGAATTATTAACGATAAATAAATCGTTGGGGATTGAATTATGTAATGTTTTACATAGATTAATTCTTACGAGAGATAATAATACGGCTCAGTTGATGTGTATGaaagttttgaaacaaattataaaagcCGCTCAAGAACATATCGATggtattaaaaagaagaaacttCGCGAAATCGCTCCGGTTAATCAAGAACCTAGCAGTACTTtagaaattgatttattagGTGAAGGAGGTGATACGGGAGAAATAACACCAGGAAATTCCTTAGTTTTTGCTGTTTTAGAAGTTTGTCTTTGTTTAATCGTTAGACATATTCCTACATTAAGCCCGATGCCAAATTGTACAATGATGACATCTCTTCGTATTTCTCAATCGCACGAAGAATCGAGCAAATTAGTTTCAACGTCCGTTGCAAGCATGGAGTGCTTACATAAATTGTGTTCTCCAAAAGGTGCCATAGCAATACTACCCACCATTTTATACCTTACCACcggaattattaaagaaatggcCACTAAAGATATTAACGAACCCACAGTTCTCGCTTACAATCCAGCCGTTCAATCCGCATTACATTGTTTACAAGTTTTATGTACCGATCGTTATTGTTGCGATGAATACGTCGGGGAAGAATGGCAAAAACTGTTACAGAGCGCTTTAGCTAAAATCATCGATTTAGCTAAAACTGGAAGTGACGAGATGAAACTAGACGAAGTCACTATGATGTTTGCTATAGccgtttttgttttaaattcgcCATCCAAAGTTGTTTCAGCACCAAACTTGCAATATCCTTGTATTAATCATTTTCGGCAATGTTTACAAAGTTCTAATTCAACG ATTCGTTTAAAATGTGTTCAAACACTCCGATCAATTTTTTCGCATAACGACAAAGGTATATCAACGGCTTACATTCAAGCTTTAGTTCCCCGACTTGTCGAATATTTATATTCGGATGCCGCAAGAACCATAACGACAGACGGCGAACTGTCGGTTACTTTAGAAACAATCGTTACCGTTGAATCACTTATTGGATTGGCTGAACCGCAAAATC GGGATATTTTACAAG ggATACAAATGTTAATGTTGCTTATTccgattttaataaacttcCTTTTGGAAGGACAAGCGTTAAGATCGGCTAGTAAACATTCGAAAATGCTACACGAATCTAGTTTGCAATGGTTGATGAAAATAGGACCAAAATATCCCCAAgagttcaaaaaattaatgaaccAATCAAGTGAGTTGAAGTTGAAATTAGAAAACGCAATTCGTTTCAGCCAACAACACACAATGAAAAAGAAGCAAGAAACGAACTCTGCTCAACAGACTGTGAGTCAAGCTCCGACGATTAAACTCAAAACTGATTTTAGTAACTTCTCCTAA